A window of Mangifera indica cultivar Alphonso chromosome 11, CATAS_Mindica_2.1, whole genome shotgun sequence contains these coding sequences:
- the LOC123228712 gene encoding probable LRR receptor-like serine/threonine-protein kinase At3g47570 gives MFISAWSGFQSDDGLVLLHFKHRITQDPLHIMRSWNNSVHFCNWTGVTCSASNGRVTMLKLKSQKLAGSMPPSIGNLSSLAVIDLRNNNFFGKVPQEIGRLKHLQTLNLSNNYFSGSIPTNLSRCENLGIFGANHNEFIGQIPDKLSSLSKLEYLGLTGNNLTGRIPAWIGNLSSLFLLSLAQNNLQGEIPKELGQLSALRFFQLSMNNLSGTIPSSIYNLSTIDTFAVTQNQLHGRLPSDVGLTLPNLKAFAGGINYFTGSIPQSLSNASNLAFIDFTDNGLTGNVPESLGSLRGLIRLNFDNNRLGMGENDELKFLSVMANCTDLQVLGLYNNGIGGKLPNSIGNISTQLQIFDFGANMFHGNIPVELGNLVNLNLLSLEENNLAGNVPEAIGSLHKLEEFYLYSNKFSGLLPSSLGNLTKLITLLLYSNEFEGSIPPSLGRCQKLQALHLSNNSLNGTIPKEVVSLSSISIYLGLSNNFLTGSLPTEVSNLKNLVELDVSKNKLSGEIPSGLDSCISLERLYLGSNMFGGTIPESLKSLRGLEELDLSSNNLTGQIPEFFSQLSSLKYLNLSYNKLEGEVPKAGIFANASANISLVGNGKLCGGVPKLLLPICSTKVSKKHINKKVVISTTIGVTGAFLLLISFVTYYKRKSSQPSSTASLIDSQLRLSYSDILRATDNFSNANLLGVGSFGSVYKGTLSSEGKIVAFKVLKLQNQRALKSFIDECNALKSIRHRNIVKIITVCSSVDYEGNDFKCLVFEFMPNGSLDKWLHSVPNEQPGGVKNLTFMQRLNVAIDVASAFDYLHNHSEIPIVHCDLKPSNVLLDEDMTAHVGDFGLSKFLFEASDNVSQNQIISTTLRGSIGYIPPEYGNGHVSRLGDIYSYGILLLELFTGKRPTDEMFEDDLNIHKFVSMAFPNHVMDIADPSLLFEEENDDDRIEESVVRNFDSQRNNQKKMDEFLVPVLKVGLTCAATSPGERMKMNDVVNKLKAIQDSFLKSKDRNRRRRR, from the exons ATGTTCATCTCAGCCTGGTCAGGTTTTCAATCAGATGATGGACTCGTTTTGCTTCATTTCAAGCATCGCATAACTCAGGATCCTCTCCACATAATGAGATCCTGGAATAATTCTGTCCATTTCTGCAATTGGACTGGTGTTACCTGTAGTGCAAGTAATGGAAGAGTCACAATGTTGAAGTTGAAATCGCAAAAGTTGGCTGGATCGATGCCACCTTCTATTGGAAACCTTTCATCTCTTGCTGTTATCGACCTTCGAAACAATAATTTCTTTGGTAAGGTCCCTCAAGAAATAGGCCGCTTAAAGCATCTGCAGACTCTCAACTTGTCTAACAATTACTTTTCCGGGAGTATTCCAACTAATTTATCTCGTTGCGAAAATCTTGGAATTTTCGGAGCTAATCACAACGAGTTTATTGGGCAGATTCCGGACAAGCTTAGTTCCTTGTCGAAACTGGAATACCTAGGCCTCACAGGTAACAATCTTACAGGAAGAATTCCAGCTTGGATAGGTAAtttatcttctcttttcttaCTCTCACTTGCACAGAATAATTTACAAGGAGAGATACCTAAGGAACTAGGACAGCTATCAGCCTTGAGATTTTTTCAACTTTCTATGAATAATCTATCTGGCACCATCCCTAGTTCAATTTATAATCTCTCTACTATTGACACTTTTGCTGTGACTCAAAACCAGCTGCATGGGCGGCTGCCTTCAGATGTTGGTCTCACTCTCCCTAATCTTAAAGCTTTTGCTGGCGGTATTAACTATTTTACAGGAAGTATTCCTCAGTCATTGTCAAATGCTTCCAATCTTGCTTTCATTGATTTTACTGATAATGGTCTCACTGGGAATGTTCCTGAAAGTCTTGGAAGCTTGCGAGGTCTAATTAGGCTTAACTTTGACAATAATAGACTTGGAATGGGGGAAAATGATGAATTGAAGTTTTTGTCTGTCATGGCTAATTGCACTGATCTTCAAGTGTTGGGCCTTTATAATAATGGTATTGGTGGAAAGTTGCCTAATTCCATAGGAAACATTTCAACCCAATTGCAAATTTTTGATTTTGGGGCGAATATGTTTCATGGAAATATCCCTGTTGAGCTTGGAAATCTAGTAAACCTAAATTTATTGTCATTGGAAGAAAACAACTTGGCTGGCAATGTTCCTGAAGCTATTGGGAGTCTCCACAAGCTAgaagaattttatttatactcTAATAAGTTTTCTGGATTACTCCCATCCTCACTTGGCAATTTGACTAAATTAATTACTCTTCTTTTGTACAGCAATGAATTTGAGGGAAGCATACCTCCAAGTCTTGGAAGGTGTCAAAAATTGCAAGCATTgcatttatctaataatagtCTAAATGGCACCATACCCAAAGAAGTTGTCAGTCTTTCCTCCATTTCAATTTATTTGGGTTtgtctaataattttttgactGGCTCACTACCAACGGAAGTGAGTAACTTGAAAAATCTCGTAGAGTTGGATGTATCCAAGAACAAATTATCTGGTGAAATTCCTAGTGGCCTTGATAGCTGTATTAGTTTGGAACGTCTGTACTTGGGAAGTAACATGTTTGGAGGGACTATACCTGAATCTTTGAAAAGCTTAAGGGGTTTAGAGGAATTAGATCTTTCATCTAATAACTTAACTGGCCAAATTCCTGAATTTTTTAGTCAACTTTCATCTCTCAAGTATCTCaatctttcatataataaacTTGAAGGTGAAGTACCCAAGGCAGGGATATTTGCAAATGCAAGTGCCAATATTTCACTTGTTGGAAATGGCAAGCTTTGTGGTGGTGTTCCAAAACTACTTCTACCTATATGCTCAACCAAAGTTTCTAAAAAGcatattaataaaaaggtaGTAATTTCAACAACAATTGGTGTCACAGGTGCATTTCTGTTGTTGATTTCTTTTGTTACATACTATAAAAGGAAATCATCACAGCCAAGTTCCACTGCATCTTTGATTGACAGCCAACTACGTCTGTCCTACTCTGACATTTTAAGAGCAACTGACAACTTTTCTAATGCAAATTTGCTTGGTGTGGGTAGCTTCGGTTCCGTCTACAAAGGTACTCTTTCTAGTGAGGGAAAAATTGTTGCATTTAAAGTgttaaaacttcaaaatcaaAGAGCCTTAAAGAGTTTTATCGATGAATGCAATGCTTTGAAGAGTATAAGACATCGTAACATCGTTAAGATCATAACCGTTTGCTCAAGTGTTGATTATGAAGGTAATGACTTTAAATGTCTTGTTTTTGAGTTCATGCCTAATGGAAGTTTGGACAAGTGGCTACATTCGGTTCCTAACGAGCAACCTGGTGGAGTCAAGAACTTGACCTTTATGCAGAGACTAAATGTAGCAATTGATGTTGCTTCTGCATTCGATTATCTCCATAACCATAGTGAGATACCAATTGTGCATTGTGACCTCAAGCCAAGCAATGTGCTACTTGATGAAGATATGACAGCCCATGTTGGCGACTTTGGATTGTCCAAGTTTCTTTTTGAAGCATCAGATAATGTCTCGCAAAACCAAATAATATCAACTACTCTAAGAGGTTCTATTGGCTACATTCCTCCAG AGTACGGGAATGGCCATGTTTCCAGGCTTGGAGACATATACAGCTACGGAATATTATTGTTGGAGTTGTTTACAGGTAAAAGACCAACAGATGAAATGTTTGAAGATGACTTAAACATTCATAAGTTCGTTTCAATGGCTTTTCCAAACCATGTTATGGACATTGCTGACCCATCACTGctttttgaagaagaaaatgatgatgatagaATAGAAGAATCCGTCGTTAGAAACTTTGATTCTCAAAGgaataatcaaaagaaaatggatGAATTCTTGGTTCCAGTGCTGAAGGTCGGACTCACGTGTGCTGCAACATCACCAGGAGAGCGAATGAAGATGAATGATGTGGTCAACAAACTAAAAGCTATACAAGACTCATTTCTCAAGTCTAAGGATAGAAACAGGCGAAGGAGGAggtaa